The Lycium barbarum isolate Lr01 chromosome 10, ASM1917538v2, whole genome shotgun sequence genome includes a region encoding these proteins:
- the LOC132616018 gene encoding protein OBERON 3-like isoform X1 — MCQVCLNLDYANGCDLCVHWCHVICAIQKNLIKPGPSINGPSGTTEMQFHCLGCGHASEMFRFAKEMYRCCAKNWDQEILIKELDYVQKIFHGSEDFKGKELDAITYGLRNKLEKKMISPSDACNFIFQFFKYTDGLSHFLSSSFPASIPLCGKSSFYITITASGRKGMIIADHHLSDAKDSSKTDKMIEDESSAIKEI, encoded by the exons ATGTGTCAAGTATGTTTGAACTTAGATTATGCCAATG GCTGTGATCTATGCGTGCACTGGTGTCATGTTATCTGTGCTATTCAGAAAAATCTTATAAAGCCAGGTCCGAGTATCAACGGGCCATCTGGAACAACTGAGATGCAATTTCACTGTCTTGGTTGTGGTCATGCTAGTGAAATGTTTAGGTTCGCCAAAGAAATGTACAGGTGTTGTGCAAAGAACTGGGATCAGGAAATCCTAATTAAAGAACTTGATTATGTTCAAAAGATTTTCCATGGGAGTGAAGATTTTAAAGGTAAGGAGTTGGATGCTATAACTTACGGGTTGCGTAATAAGCTCGAGAAAAAGATGATTTCTCCTTCAGACGCCTGCAATTTCATCTTTCAGTTTTTTAAAT ACACAGATGGCTTGTCACATTTTCTTTCATCCAGTTTTCCTGCATCTATCCCTCTTTGTGGTAAATCTTCCTTCTACATTACGATCACTGCAAGTGGAAGAAAAGGTATGATTATTGCTGATCATCATCTAAGTGATGCCAAGGATTCCTCAAAGACTGACAAAATGATTGAGGATGAATCTTCAGCCATCAAAGAAATATGA
- the LOC132616018 gene encoding protein TITANIA-like isoform X2, with protein sequence MHVSSCDLCVHWCHVICAIQKNLIKPGPSINGPSGTTEMQFHCLGCGHASEMFRFAKEMYRCCAKNWDQEILIKELDYVQKIFHGSEDFKGKELDAITYGLRNKLEKKMISPSDACNFIFQFFKYTDGLSHFLSSSFPASIPLCGKSSFYITITASGRKGMIIADHHLSDAKDSSKTDKMIEDESSAIKEI encoded by the exons ATGCATGTGTCAA GCTGTGATCTATGCGTGCACTGGTGTCATGTTATCTGTGCTATTCAGAAAAATCTTATAAAGCCAGGTCCGAGTATCAACGGGCCATCTGGAACAACTGAGATGCAATTTCACTGTCTTGGTTGTGGTCATGCTAGTGAAATGTTTAGGTTCGCCAAAGAAATGTACAGGTGTTGTGCAAAGAACTGGGATCAGGAAATCCTAATTAAAGAACTTGATTATGTTCAAAAGATTTTCCATGGGAGTGAAGATTTTAAAGGTAAGGAGTTGGATGCTATAACTTACGGGTTGCGTAATAAGCTCGAGAAAAAGATGATTTCTCCTTCAGACGCCTGCAATTTCATCTTTCAGTTTTTTAAAT ACACAGATGGCTTGTCACATTTTCTTTCATCCAGTTTTCCTGCATCTATCCCTCTTTGTGGTAAATCTTCCTTCTACATTACGATCACTGCAAGTGGAAGAAAAGGTATGATTATTGCTGATCATCATCTAAGTGATGCCAAGGATTCCTCAAAGACTGACAAAATGATTGAGGATGAATCTTCAGCCATCAAAGAAATATGA
- the LOC132616019 gene encoding protein OBERON 3-like, with protein MSVRGNSSKRIAENDEEYQAEKKPKGGNLNLSLALPDVDIQSSLELSNNNTRIGYFRNGSLLSCYSHPFSHNLSYSLTLSSEEDSEYSVKGLNWSDFTLPCGSSLALNFKLVNKEILCDNDIDRISSSNSNSLFLFELPARPTGDSRVSGSMDPWRILGEIVSQCVPHMAQMYKNFLMEQLNQQKNTSET; from the coding sequence ATGAGTGTTAGAGGGAATTCCTCTAAAAGAATAGCTGAGAATGATGAGGAATATCAGGCAGAAAAAAAGCCAAAAGGTGGAAACTTGAATCTTTCTTTGGCTTTACCTGATGTTGATATACAATCTTCACTTGAACTATCAAATAACAACACAAGGATCGGCTATTTCAGGAACGGCTCCTTGTTGTCGTGCTATTCCCATCCTTTCTCCCACAACCTAAGCTACTCGCTTACCCTGAGTTCGGAAGAGGATAGTGAGTATTCTGTCAAGGGACTTAATTGGTCGGATTTTACATTGCCTTGTGGAAGTAGTTTAGCTCTAAATTTTAAACTGGTCAATAAGGAAAtactatgtgataatgatattgatagGATTAGCAGCTCCAATAGCAATTCGCTTTTCCTGTTCGAGTTGCCTGCAAGACCAACAGGCGATTCGAGAGTATCAGGAAGTATGGATCCTTGGAGAATCCTTGGAGAAATAGTTTCGCAGTGTGTTCCTCATATGGCTCAGATGTACAAGAACTTCCTGATGGAACAGTTGAATCAGCAAAAGAATACTTCAGAAACCTAA